A window of Flavobacterium flavigenum contains these coding sequences:
- a CDS encoding glycoside hydrolase family 88/105 protein — protein MINLKNSFFIALTTVSLLSCKSTAQKTAAIKQSKAEVISIIDKVNNHWQETHPEPGNSFWHVSAYHTGNMEAYKVTKNKKCLDYSLAWAEKNQWMGAKSNDKSEWKYNYGETDKHVLFGDWQICFQTYIDLYNFTGKKDPGKIARAREVMEYEMSTPANDYWWWVDGLYMVMPVMTKLYNVTGNKMYLEKLHSYLQYSDSIMYDSEAKLYYRDAKYVYPKHKSANGKKDFWARGDGWIFAGYAKIIQDLPKSAKHRAEYISRFKDMAKSLAEAQQTEGYWTRSILDPEHAPGPETSGTAFFTYGFLWGINNGILDKKTYLPVVEKSWNYLTKFALQEDGTVGYVQPIGEKAIPGQVVDKNSTADFGVGAFLLAASEMSRFVK, from the coding sequence ATGATAAATTTAAAAAACTCATTTTTTATTGCATTGACTACTGTTTCATTGTTAAGCTGTAAAAGCACGGCCCAAAAAACAGCAGCAATAAAACAATCAAAAGCAGAAGTTATTTCGATCATTGATAAAGTAAATAATCACTGGCAGGAAACACATCCTGAACCGGGGAATTCTTTTTGGCATGTTTCGGCTTATCATACCGGAAATATGGAAGCTTACAAAGTGACTAAAAACAAAAAATGTCTGGATTATTCGCTGGCATGGGCTGAAAAAAACCAATGGATGGGGGCCAAATCAAATGATAAGTCGGAGTGGAAATACAACTATGGAGAAACTGATAAACATGTTTTGTTTGGTGACTGGCAGATTTGCTTTCAGACTTATATCGACTTATACAACTTTACAGGGAAAAAGGATCCAGGTAAAATTGCCCGTGCCCGCGAAGTGATGGAATATGAAATGAGTACGCCGGCAAATGATTATTGGTGGTGGGTTGACGGATTGTATATGGTCATGCCGGTAATGACAAAGCTTTACAACGTTACCGGAAACAAAATGTATCTGGAAAAACTGCATTCATATCTACAATATTCGGATAGTATTATGTATGATAGCGAGGCAAAATTATATTACCGTGATGCGAAATATGTATATCCAAAACACAAAAGTGCTAACGGTAAAAAAGACTTTTGGGCAAGGGGAGACGGCTGGATTTTTGCCGGTTATGCCAAAATTATTCAGGATTTGCCAAAATCGGCTAAACACAGGGCAGAATACATCAGCCGTTTTAAGGATATGGCTAAATCTTTGGCTGAAGCCCAACAAACTGAAGGTTATTGGACAAGAAGTATTCTGGATCCCGAACATGCCCCGGGACCTGAAACCAGCGGTACTGCCTTTTTTACCTACGGATTTTTATGGGGAATCAATAATGGAATTTTAGACAAGAAAACGTATCTGCCGGTTGTAGAAAAATCATGGAATTACTTAACCAAATTTGCGCTTCAGGAAGACGGTACAGTAGGCTATGTACAGCCTATTGGTGAAAAAGCGATTCCGGGACAGGTGGTAGATAAGAATTCTACAGCTGATTTTGGAGTGGGTGCTTTTTTACTCGCAGCATCAGAAATGTCCCGTTTTGTAAAATGA
- a CDS encoding hybrid sensor histidine kinase/response regulator transcription factor: MRNKLLLFLLFFVCFSVLPQSEKIAIPKNGQERYDIRYIGIQNGLANNAVTSVYKDKRGLMWFGTYDGISRYDGYNFLSFRNEPNDANSLVNNRIVTICGTQNEIWIGTKGGISVYDYLRNKFITKRYTNAKTSKNEVIDFVINQIRDFKSKLYIATAGKGLLYYEGDEEKIIQIPLYVKGKLLWDYHVQEIDFDKSGKLWGSVAGIGLVSMDTSAKKLSVVLPFAVGSGCILYDKFSNIWLGAEEGLLRYNVVNKTHHLYKNQEVQYPVLDLMCRPDEKELWIATNGNGVVKYNYTTDNFSLLSSDLNEEKLNSNAISSLFSDNTNRVWIGTLRGGVNTIEERKSPFTTVSRNEKIKNTLPSDFILSLSEQDNENLWIGTDGAGVSLWNRKNNTFTNYSYDANNPNSLSNNFVSAIVKDTKGTWFGTYGGGVCLFNPQTRNFKKYKLYNPKLNGHQKNIWVLFRSKNNTLWAASPDEEGLYRYNETTDLFDFVDAGIRGIISMAEDKNGNLWIGNFSKLYQLNLKTMKRRELEVRYPVRSIVSHSDTKMLVGTEGGGLMLFNPETFKSSFLTQKNKLPNNSVLNIVQDNDRTYWCSTYNGVFVYDAANGKITSYHDADGLQSNQFNYNAALKLSTGEIVFGGIKGFNIINTKITNQFHDFPKLIITSIKVNNKAYDQSGLSVFGIDKLKLPYDESMLNIEFAALEYSLPEKISYAYFLEGWDSQWHYVDNIRNANYSRITEGDYVLKIKSTNAEGIWNTKSISLPITILPPWYRSGFAYFFYFLLIALIIYVVDKYQRQQEKLKYEVRLSQDLAKQEKELNEKKLTFFTNISHEFRSPLTMIINPLKEIIYGTDQQIDPATIEMVYSNSRRLLSLVDQLLLFRKTETETGKLKIGQIDIVELCKEVFSCFVQHAKTKKIDYSFSISEEKVMVYVDREKIEMAIFNLISNALKFTEKENGAVTVSLRCSENEIVISVIDNGEGVPDGDKDKIFNLFYQSSQNIRNNRKGFGIGLYLVKQFITQHHGKVSCRDNINGGSVFEVKLLLGKDHFGDVEIREDLSDRTLFLEDILEDTTVQENVLKTVEEPENIEVLIKDAKSILVVDDNVQIRNYLKKILKPKYHVTIAENAEAALSIIKKVMPDLIISDVVMGEMNGVTFCKHIKSDDELKHIPVILLTGGTSEDIKLKGAEVGADDYITKPFDNDYLLARISGILARRESEQHYMLNSVTKKSESLKLSDEDKKLIDRIVEIIDANLEVENFNVNDLSEHLGMSYSLVYKKIKKITGKSVSEFTRNVRLRKVATLLITTDLQISEAAAIAGFGDIKYFRKHFQQFYNLNPSEFKKKYQNVKDNKYILNESFWKST, from the coding sequence TTGAGAAATAAATTACTTTTATTTTTATTGTTTTTTGTCTGCTTTTCTGTACTACCACAGTCGGAAAAAATAGCTATTCCAAAAAACGGACAGGAAAGATATGATATTCGTTATATCGGAATCCAAAATGGTCTTGCCAATAACGCGGTAACTTCTGTTTATAAAGATAAGCGGGGACTAATGTGGTTTGGAACTTATGATGGAATTAGCAGGTATGACGGTTATAATTTTCTGAGCTTCAGAAATGAGCCTAATGATGCCAATTCGTTAGTCAACAATAGAATAGTTACTATTTGCGGTACTCAGAATGAAATTTGGATCGGTACAAAAGGCGGTATAAGTGTTTACGATTATTTACGAAATAAGTTTATAACAAAGCGTTATACGAATGCTAAAACTTCTAAAAATGAAGTGATTGATTTTGTAATCAATCAAATTCGGGATTTTAAATCAAAACTATATATCGCCACTGCGGGTAAGGGCTTACTTTATTATGAAGGGGATGAAGAAAAAATCATTCAGATTCCGCTTTATGTAAAAGGTAAATTATTGTGGGATTATCATGTTCAGGAAATTGATTTTGATAAATCTGGTAAACTTTGGGGCTCTGTTGCAGGTATCGGACTTGTTTCAATGGATACATCAGCAAAAAAACTTTCCGTAGTTTTACCTTTTGCGGTGGGCAGCGGCTGCATTTTGTATGATAAATTTTCAAATATTTGGCTTGGAGCCGAAGAAGGATTGTTGCGATACAATGTCGTAAACAAAACGCATCACCTTTATAAAAATCAGGAAGTCCAGTATCCTGTTTTAGATTTGATGTGCAGGCCAGATGAAAAAGAATTGTGGATTGCTACAAATGGCAACGGAGTTGTAAAATACAATTATACCACAGATAATTTTTCTTTATTAAGCTCAGACCTGAACGAAGAAAAACTCAACAGTAATGCTATTTCCTCTTTGTTTTCAGACAATACAAACCGTGTCTGGATTGGAACTTTGCGAGGCGGAGTGAATACGATTGAAGAACGAAAAAGTCCTTTTACGACCGTTTCAAGAAATGAGAAAATAAAAAATACGCTGCCTAGTGATTTTATCCTTTCATTATCAGAACAGGACAATGAAAATCTCTGGATAGGAACAGACGGGGCCGGTGTAAGTTTATGGAACAGAAAGAATAATACGTTTACTAATTATTCCTATGATGCAAATAATCCAAATTCATTATCTAACAATTTTGTTTCAGCAATTGTAAAAGATACAAAAGGAACCTGGTTTGGAACTTATGGAGGAGGCGTTTGTTTATTTAATCCTCAAACCCGAAATTTTAAAAAATACAAATTATATAATCCTAAACTCAACGGACATCAAAAGAATATCTGGGTGCTTTTTCGAAGTAAAAACAATACTTTATGGGCAGCTTCTCCCGATGAAGAAGGATTGTATCGTTATAATGAAACAACTGATCTTTTTGATTTTGTAGATGCCGGAATCAGGGGAATTATTTCTATGGCAGAAGATAAAAACGGCAATCTTTGGATTGGAAATTTTTCGAAATTATACCAGCTCAATCTCAAAACAATGAAACGTAGAGAACTTGAGGTAAGATATCCGGTCCGTTCAATTGTTTCGCATTCTGATACCAAAATGCTTGTGGGTACAGAAGGAGGAGGTTTGATGCTTTTTAATCCAGAGACATTCAAAAGCAGCTTTTTGACTCAAAAAAATAAACTTCCTAATAATTCGGTTTTGAATATTGTTCAGGATAACGATCGAACTTATTGGTGCAGCACCTATAACGGGGTATTTGTGTACGATGCAGCTAACGGAAAAATAACGAGTTATCATGATGCAGACGGACTTCAGAGCAATCAGTTCAATTATAATGCGGCATTAAAACTTTCTACAGGCGAAATTGTATTTGGCGGAATAAAGGGTTTCAATATTATCAACACCAAAATAACGAATCAGTTTCATGATTTCCCTAAACTGATTATCACTTCGATAAAAGTAAACAATAAGGCTTATGATCAGTCGGGTTTATCTGTTTTCGGAATTGATAAATTAAAGTTGCCTTATGACGAATCGATGCTCAATATTGAATTTGCAGCATTAGAATACAGTCTGCCTGAAAAAATATCCTATGCTTATTTCTTAGAAGGCTGGGATTCGCAATGGCATTATGTTGACAATATCAGAAATGCAAACTATTCCAGAATAACAGAAGGCGATTATGTTCTCAAAATTAAATCTACAAATGCAGAGGGAATCTGGAATACAAAATCCATTTCGTTGCCCATCACCATTTTACCTCCATGGTACAGAAGTGGCTTTGCTTATTTTTTCTATTTTCTCCTTATCGCATTAATTATTTATGTAGTAGATAAATACCAGCGGCAACAGGAAAAACTGAAATACGAGGTAAGGCTTTCTCAGGATTTAGCGAAGCAGGAAAAAGAACTAAATGAAAAGAAATTAACTTTTTTTACGAATATTTCACATGAATTCAGGTCACCTTTAACCATGATTATTAATCCGCTAAAGGAAATCATTTACGGGACAGACCAGCAGATAGATCCGGCAACGATAGAAATGGTGTACAGCAATTCGAGAAGGCTACTGAGTCTGGTGGACCAGCTGCTGCTTTTTCGAAAAACGGAAACCGAAACAGGTAAACTTAAAATTGGCCAGATTGATATTGTAGAACTATGCAAAGAGGTTTTTAGCTGTTTTGTTCAGCATGCCAAAACAAAAAAAATAGATTACAGTTTTAGCATTTCCGAAGAAAAAGTAATGGTTTACGTGGATCGGGAAAAGATTGAAATGGCGATTTTTAATTTGATTTCGAATGCATTAAAATTTACCGAAAAAGAAAATGGAGCCGTTACTGTTAGTTTAAGATGTTCAGAAAATGAAATAGTTATCAGTGTCATCGATAATGGTGAAGGAGTTCCGGATGGGGATAAAGACAAAATTTTTAATCTGTTTTATCAGTCCAGTCAAAATATCAGGAATAACCGAAAAGGCTTCGGGATTGGTCTCTATCTTGTTAAACAGTTCATTACACAGCATCACGGTAAAGTTAGTTGTCGTGATAACATAAACGGAGGATCTGTTTTTGAAGTTAAATTATTATTAGGAAAAGACCACTTTGGGGATGTTGAAATCCGTGAAGATTTAAGCGACAGGACCTTGTTTTTGGAAGATATTTTAGAAGATACTACAGTGCAGGAAAATGTACTGAAAACTGTCGAAGAACCTGAAAATATTGAGGTTTTGATTAAAGATGCAAAAAGCATTCTGGTGGTAGATGATAACGTTCAGATCAGGAATTATTTGAAAAAGATCCTAAAGCCTAAATATCATGTTACGATAGCTGAAAATGCTGAAGCAGCTTTATCCATAATTAAAAAAGTAATGCCCGACCTGATTATTTCTGATGTGGTAATGGGTGAAATGAACGGAGTTACGTTTTGCAAACACATTAAATCCGATGACGAGCTAAAGCATATTCCCGTTATACTGCTCACCGGAGGAACTTCTGAAGATATAAAGCTGAAAGGCGCCGAAGTAGGGGCTGATGATTATATTACAAAGCCATTCGACAATGACTATTTATTAGCCCGAATCAGCGGAATATTAGCGAGACGTGAAAGTGAGCAGCATTATATGCTGAATTCGGTAACAAAAAAATCGGAAAGTTTAAAACTATCTGATGAGGATAAAAAACTAATTGACAGAATTGTAGAAATCATAGATGCGAATTTAGAGGTGGAGAATTTTAATGTAAATGATTTATCAGAACATTTAGGTATGAGTTATTCTTTGGTTTATAAAAAAATCAAAAAGATTACAGGAAAATCAGTTTCGGAATTTACCCGAAATGTCCGATTGCGAAAAGTAGCGACCTTATTAATTACTACCGATTTGCAGATCAGTGAAGCGGCTGCAATTGCAGGTTTTGGCGATATTAAATATTTCAGGAAGCACTTTCAACAATTTTACAATTTAAATCCTTCAGAATTTAAGAAGAAGTATCAAAATGTAAAGGATAACAAATACATTCTGAATGAAAGTTTCTGGAAATCAACCTGA
- a CDS encoding glycoside hydrolase family 2 TIM barrel-domain containing protein, whose product MKKIVLAFALFLSLQNYAQNNEWENPQILDRGKEAGRSSFLLLSNETELQNNNPQKSELYQSLNGSWKFNIVKNPSQRPTDFFTTTLNDSGWNTITVPSNWELQGYDIPIYTNLVYPFPKNPPFIDGDYNPVATYRRSFKVSDSWKDKEIILHFGSITGYAKVFLNGKEVGMTKASKTPAEFNVTSFLNKGENLIAVQVFRWHDGSYLEDQDFWRLSGIERDVYLQAMPKTTVWDYFVKSDLDNQYKNGIFNLDVTLKYFEKNSIKNPSVKVELFDKDGKTVYSESKKVNTKEEKISFGGTIDNVKQWNAETPNLYKYTITLFDNKGKTLEIVSKRTGFRKVEIKNAQLLVNGKAVLVKGVNIHEHDDVNGHVPNTELMLKDLKLMKEFNINAIRMSHYPHETKFYDLCDEYGFYVVDEANIETHGMGAELQGGFDQKKHPAYLPEWAPAHLDRIKRMFAFDKNHPSIIIWSLGNECGNGPVFYDAYDWLKQVDSTRPVQFEQAGENKNTDIVCPMYPGIKSMKDYAGSDKKRPYIMCEYSHAMGSSNGNFQEYWDIIHGSKHMQGGFIWDWVDQGIKTKNAEGKTFWAYGGDLGGEKMHNDENFCANGLIAANRTPHPGLFEVKKVYQDIQFQLKDENNLLVKNYFNFTNLNNYTFKWELIKNGLKTKEGDFDLAVNPEETREFKINYGDLDDNSEYFLNVYAFSKYDAPLVAKGHEFARSQFGLGKGSYFKNNNIAKTASKLKHTVKGNILSFETENIAGEFDLKKGEILKYNLKNADNPIFTNFPMPYFWRAPTDNDFGNKMQQKLVIWKEASKNPTVVNVQMDKNTSEGLLIKVTYQLAGVDVPYIVNYLIQNDGSIKVTAAIDMAGKNLPELPRFGMRSKLNGSYDNLTYYGRGPWENYSDRNSASFIGEYSDNVINQYTRNYIRPQEGGYKTDVRWLTLKNNKGQGIKIEGLQTLGFSALNIATEDLDPGKTKAQRHPSDLDLDSKEAVYLHLDYKQRGLGGDDSWGRLPHDPYRLLDKQYTYSYIISLIK is encoded by the coding sequence ATGAAAAAAATTGTATTAGCATTTGCCTTGTTTTTAAGTTTACAAAATTATGCCCAGAATAATGAATGGGAAAATCCTCAGATACTTGATCGGGGGAAAGAAGCGGGCAGAAGCTCCTTTCTTTTACTTAGCAATGAAACCGAATTACAAAATAACAATCCTCAAAAATCCGAATTATACCAGAGTCTTAATGGAAGCTGGAAATTCAATATTGTCAAAAATCCGTCTCAAAGACCAACAGATTTCTTCACCACTACATTGAATGATTCTGGCTGGAATACTATTACTGTGCCTTCTAATTGGGAGCTGCAGGGTTATGATATTCCAATTTATACCAATTTAGTTTATCCTTTTCCTAAAAACCCTCCTTTTATTGACGGCGATTATAATCCCGTTGCTACTTACAGACGTAGCTTTAAAGTATCGGATTCGTGGAAAGACAAAGAAATTATACTTCATTTTGGATCTATTACTGGTTATGCCAAAGTATTCCTGAACGGAAAAGAGGTGGGAATGACCAAAGCGTCTAAAACACCAGCAGAATTTAATGTTACTTCTTTTTTGAATAAAGGAGAAAACTTAATTGCGGTTCAGGTTTTTCGCTGGCATGACGGAAGTTATTTAGAAGATCAGGATTTCTGGAGATTAAGCGGTATCGAGCGCGATGTATATTTGCAGGCTATGCCAAAGACTACTGTTTGGGATTATTTCGTAAAAAGTGATTTAGACAATCAGTACAAAAACGGAATTTTCAATCTGGATGTGACTTTAAAATATTTCGAAAAAAATAGTATTAAAAATCCATCTGTAAAAGTAGAATTGTTTGATAAAGATGGAAAAACAGTTTATTCTGAAAGCAAAAAAGTAAACACAAAAGAAGAAAAAATAAGCTTTGGAGGCACAATTGATAATGTAAAACAATGGAATGCAGAAACACCAAATCTATACAAATACACCATTACATTGTTTGATAATAAAGGAAAAACCCTTGAAATTGTTTCTAAAAGAACAGGTTTTAGAAAAGTAGAAATCAAAAATGCTCAATTGTTAGTCAACGGAAAAGCGGTTTTGGTAAAAGGTGTCAATATTCACGAACATGATGATGTAAATGGACACGTTCCAAACACAGAACTGATGTTGAAAGACCTTAAGTTGATGAAAGAATTCAATATCAATGCAATCCGGATGAGTCATTACCCACATGAAACAAAATTTTATGATTTATGCGATGAGTACGGTTTTTATGTAGTCGACGAAGCCAATATTGAAACACACGGAATGGGAGCTGAATTGCAAGGAGGATTCGATCAGAAAAAACATCCTGCTTATTTGCCAGAATGGGCGCCGGCACATCTCGATCGCATTAAAAGAATGTTTGCATTTGATAAAAATCATCCTTCAATTATCATTTGGTCTTTAGGAAATGAGTGCGGAAACGGTCCTGTTTTTTATGATGCCTACGATTGGTTAAAACAAGTAGATTCAACACGTCCAGTACAGTTTGAACAAGCCGGAGAAAACAAAAATACAGATATTGTATGCCCGATGTATCCGGGAATTAAGAGCATGAAGGATTATGCCGGATCAGATAAAAAACGTCCTTATATTATGTGTGAATATTCGCACGCTATGGGTAGCAGTAATGGTAATTTTCAGGAATACTGGGATATTATTCATGGAAGCAAACACATGCAGGGAGGCTTTATATGGGATTGGGTTGATCAGGGTATCAAAACTAAAAACGCAGAAGGAAAAACCTTCTGGGCTTATGGAGGAGATTTAGGGGGAGAAAAAATGCACAATGACGAAAATTTCTGTGCGAATGGTTTAATAGCAGCCAACAGAACCCCGCATCCTGGTTTATTTGAAGTTAAAAAAGTGTATCAGGACATTCAGTTTCAGCTGAAGGATGAAAACAATCTGTTGGTTAAGAATTACTTTAATTTTACGAACCTAAATAATTATACCTTTAAATGGGAGTTGATAAAAAACGGATTAAAAACAAAAGAAGGGGACTTTGATCTGGCTGTAAATCCGGAAGAAACAAGAGAATTTAAGATAAATTATGGTGATCTTGACGATAATTCTGAATACTTTTTAAATGTGTATGCATTTTCAAAATACGATGCTCCTTTGGTTGCGAAAGGTCATGAATTTGCAAGGTCACAATTTGGATTAGGTAAAGGTTCTTATTTTAAAAATAACAATATTGCAAAAACTGCATCAAAACTAAAGCATACCGTTAAAGGAAATATACTTTCTTTTGAAACGGAGAATATTGCAGGGGAATTTGACTTGAAAAAAGGGGAAATCCTGAAATACAATCTGAAAAATGCAGATAATCCTATTTTTACCAATTTCCCAATGCCTTATTTCTGGCGTGCTCCAACAGATAATGATTTTGGTAACAAAATGCAGCAAAAATTAGTAATCTGGAAAGAAGCATCCAAAAATCCAACTGTTGTAAATGTTCAGATGGATAAAAATACTTCAGAAGGGTTGCTTATAAAAGTTACTTACCAGCTGGCCGGTGTTGATGTTCCTTACATTGTAAATTATCTGATTCAGAACGATGGCTCGATAAAAGTCACTGCAGCTATTGACATGGCTGGGAAAAATCTCCCTGAATTACCTCGTTTCGGAATGCGTTCAAAATTAAACGGCTCTTATGATAATCTGACTTATTACGGAAGAGGACCATGGGAAAATTACTCTGATAGAAATTCGGCTTCGTTTATTGGCGAATATTCAGATAACGTCATCAATCAATACACCAGAAATTATATCCGCCCTCAGGAAGGTGGTTATAAAACGGATGTTCGCTGGCTGACTTTAAAAAATAATAAAGGGCAGGGAATAAAAATCGAAGGATTACAGACTCTTGGTTTTAGTGCTTTGAATATTGCAACAGAAGATTTAGATCCGGGGAAAACCAAGGCACAGCGCCATCCATCTGATCTGGATTTAGATTCTAAAGAAGCAGTTTATCTGCACCTCGACTACAAACAAAGAGGTTTGGGCGGTGATGACAGCTGGGGACGTTTGCCTCATGATCCCTATCGTTTATTGGACAAACAATATACTTATTCTTATATCATTTCATTGATTAAATAA